In Juglans microcarpa x Juglans regia isolate MS1-56 chromosome 8D, Jm3101_v1.0, whole genome shotgun sequence, the following are encoded in one genomic region:
- the LOC121242635 gene encoding uncharacterized protein LOC121242635, protein MMGTGMRFGPLRGENRFYVPSKGRKNQNQQKQARRGKKGDETERLDSSPTSKDPPNSLTKPLELPLKPASNLDRFLESTTPLVPAQYFSKTTMRGLRTCDVEFQPYFMLNDLWETFKERSAYGVGVPFVLNEGDSVVQYYVPYLSGIQLYGEPATRSNAKPRQAGEESDYDYYRDSSSDGSSDHESDKGIKFTREQLVHNHLRGEVPIRLARLSITNDHTARQQGFSSDDFEAGNSQGRLLFEFLEQDLPYCREPLADKILDLACRYPGLRTLRSCDLLPASWMSVAWYPIYRIPTGPTLKDLDACFLTYHTLSAPTTGSESTQASIIYPSDIDDVSKISMRAFGMASYKLKGCMWAQHGASESQLANSLMQAADSWLRLLQVNHPDFKFFASHGMH, encoded by the exons ATGATGGGAACTGGGATGCGCTTTGGGCCTCTGCGCGGTGAGAACCGGTTCTACGTCCCATCGAAAGGCAGAAAAAATCAGAATCAGCAAAAACAAGCTCGGAGAGGAAAAAAGGGTGATGAGACCGAGAGGCTGGATTCATCTCCAACGAGCAAAGACCCTCCAAATTCATTGACAAAGCCGTTGGAGCTTCCTCTAAAGCCTGCTAGTAACCTTGATAGGTTCTTGGAGTCCACCACGCCTTTGGTCCCGGCCCAGTATTTCTCCAAG aCGACAATGAGGGGTTTGAGGACTTGTGATGTTGAGTTTCAACCATACTTCATGTTGAATGATCTTTGGGAAACATTTAAGGAACGGAGTGCATACGGGGTGGGAGTGCCTTTTGTACTTAATGAGGGTGATTCTGTTGTTCAATATTATGTTCCATATTTATCTGGCATACAATTGTATGGCGAGCCTGCTACAAGGTCAAATGCTAAGCCAAG gCAAGCTGGTGAAGAGAGTGACTATGACTACTATAGAGATTCAAGCAGTGATGGAAGCAGTGACCATGAAAGTGATAAAGGCATAAAATTTACAAGAGAGCAGTTGGTTCATAACCATCTAAGAGGTGAGGTCCCAATTAGACTGGCTAGGCTGTCTATAACAAATGATCACACTGCAAGACAACAAGGCTTTTCTAGTGATGATTTTGAAGCAGGGAATTCTCAAGGTCGGCTGCTCTTTGAGTTTCTTGAGCAGGATCTCCCTTATTGCCGTGAACCATTAGCTGACAAG ATATTAGATCTTGCATGCCGGTATCCTGGATTGAGGACCTTAAGAAGTTGTGATTTACTGCCAGCCAGTTGGATGTCAGTGGCATG GTATCCTATATACCGAATACCCACCGGTCCTACATTGAAAGATTTGGATGCTTGCTTTTTAACATACCATACCCTTTCTGCACCCACGACAG GTAGTGAAAGCACCCAGGCCTCGATAATTTATCCTAGTGATATCGACGATGTCTCCAAGATTTCCATGCGTGCTTTTGGGATGGCATCCTATAAGTTAAAAGGATGCATGTGGGCACAACATGGGGCTAGTGAGTCTCAACTGGCGAATTCCCTCATGCAGGCTGCAGACAGCTGGCTAAGACTGCTTCAGGTCAATCACCCAGATTTCAAGTTCTTTGCTTCACATGGCATGCACTAG